The Alphaproteobacteria bacterium sequence TCCCAGGTATCGGCGGTGACGCCCTCGCTGCGCAGCAGATGCTTCTGCACCTTCTGCGTCGGCGTCTTGGGCAGCTCGGCGACGATGCGCACGTAGCGCGGCACCATGAAATGCGCCATGCGCGGCACGAGGAAACGGATCAGCTCGGCCGGATCGAGGCTGGCGCCCTGGGCCAGCGACACCGCCACCAGCACCTCGTCCTCGGCGTGCTCACTGGCGACGGCGACGGCGGCGGCTTCCTTCACCGCCGGATGGGCGCAGATCTCGGTCTCGACCTCGAAGGAGGAGATGTTCTCACCGCGCCGGCGGATCGCGTCCTTCATGCGGTCGACGAAGAAGTAGTTGCCCTCGGCATCGGTACGAAAGGCGTCGCCGGTATGGAACCAGCCGTTGCGCCAGGCGCGCGCCGTGGCTTCGGGGTTCCTGTAATAGCCGTGGTTCATCGCCCAGGGCCGGTCGGTGCGCACGATCAGCTCACCGGCCTCGCCCGGCGCCACCTCGCAATCGTTGTCGTCGACGATGCGCACCTCGACGCCGGCGCGCGGCCGGCCGGCGGTGGTCAGCGGCCCGGGATTGCGCCCCGAAACGATCGGCGAGGACACCTCGGTCATGTTGAACACGGTATAGACGTCGCAGCCGAAGCGCCGCGAGAACGCCTCGGAATCTTCGCACAACGGCACCATGATCGCTGAGCGCAGGGTATGCGCGCGATCCTCGGGGCCGGGCGCGCGCTTGACCAGGAAGGTCGCCATCACGCCCAGCAGCACCGTGCTGGTCGCCTGCGTCCGGGTGACGACCTCCCAGAACGAGGCCGTGTCGAAGGCGTCGACGACACTGATCGAGCCGCCGAGCAGCAGCATGGCGTAGGCCGGACCGGCGCCGCCGACATGGAACATCGGCAGGTTCAGCATGAAGCGGTCCTCGGCGCCGAGGAAGAAGAACGACTCACTGGCCGCGGTGTAGAGATGCACGTAGGAGGTCAGCACGCCCTTGGACGGCCCGGTGGTCCCCGACGTGTAGATGATGGTCTGCGTGTCCCACGGCATGATCTCGCGCGAGAATGCCGCGGGCGCGCCGGATGGCGACAGCGTCGCGGCGTCGTGGATCGCCATGCCGGGGATCGAGGCGGCCCTGCCGCCGATGACGACGGCCTGCCTGAGCTTCGCGCGGTCGATGTCGGCGAGGCGACCGTACAGATCGGCGTGCGCGACGATCAGCGCGGCGTCGGAGTTTTCGATCACATGCTCGAGGATGCGGCCGCGATAGGCGAGGTTCACCGGCACATAGACCGCGCCGATGCAGTTCAGCCCGAACCAGACGCGCAGCGCGTCGGGCCCGTTGGGCAGCCATGACAGCACGTGCTCGCCCTGCTGCACGCCGAGAAGCTGGAAGCCGAGCGCCGCCTGGCGCGCGATGTCCAGGGTCTGGCGATAGGTCCAGCTCGTGCCGTCGGCAAAGATCGCGTAGGTCTTGTCCGGCGTCTCGGCGGCGCGCCGTTCCAGCACGTGCCGCAACACGCAATCCTCGGGCGCGGGGATCCGCTTGTCGTGCCAGGTGCGGCTCATGCGTGCCTCCTGCGACGGCCCGCGGCTTTCCCCCGGAGGCCGGCGTCGGCGCATGGTGGGGCAATCGCCCGCGTCGGCAAAGCGAATCCGCGCTACGCGGGCAGGCGCAGGATGCTGGCCGCCAGGCGTTCGCGATCTTCAGCGGTGAACGGCGTGATCTTGCGTGCCTTCTGGTCGAACAGCACGCCCACGCCATCGGCCGCCGCCGCCAGCTCGCCCGAGTCGGCGTCGAACAGGAAGTGCGCGAGGTGCATGGTCTTGTCGGTCGCCGCCAGCAGGCCGCTCTTGACCACGCTGAGCGCGCCGGCGGCGAGCGGCCGGCGAATCTCGTTGCGCAGCTCCAGCACCACCGTGCCCTGGTCGCGTTCGCGCATTTCCAGGCGGTCGAAACCCACGCCCTGCCAGAAGCCCGGCGCGCCGTCGGAGTAGCGGGCGAAGTGGAAGCGCGGCAGCAGCAGGCCTTCGGCGTCGCATTCCTCGGGCTGCACGA is a genomic window containing:
- a CDS encoding AMP-binding protein is translated as MSRTWHDKRIPAPEDCVLRHVLERRAAETPDKTYAIFADGTSWTYRQTLDIARQAALGFQLLGVQQGEHVLSWLPNGPDALRVWFGLNCIGAVYVPVNLAYRGRILEHVIENSDAALIVAHADLYGRLADIDRAKLRQAVVIGGRAASIPGMAIHDAATLSPSGAPAAFSREIMPWDTQTIIYTSGTTGPSKGVLTSYVHLYTAASESFFFLGAEDRFMLNLPMFHVGGAGPAYAMLLLGGSISVVDAFDTASFWEVVTRTQATSTVLLGVMATFLVKRAPGPEDRAHTLRSAIMVPLCEDSEAFSRRFGCDVYTVFNMTEVSSPIVSGRNPGPLTTAGRPRAGVEVRIVDDNDCEVAPGEAGELIVRTDRPWAMNHGYYRNPEATARAWRNGWFHTGDAFRTDAEGNYFFVDRMKDAIRRRGENISSFEVETEICAHPAVKEAAAVAVASEHAEDEVLVAVSLAQGASLDPAELIRFLVPRMAHFMVPRYVRIVAELPKTPTQKVQKHLLRSEGVTADTWDREAAGIRVRREKIGRVA